The following are encoded in a window of Bradyrhizobium guangdongense genomic DNA:
- a CDS encoding TetR/AcrR family transcriptional regulator: MRLVTTQRAPGLAKATAKRTLKWQRDPEGMRLRILEAAKQEFSAHGLAGARVDRIAAKAGANKRMLYYHVGNKDELYLAVLEGAYDKIRSEERGLDLEHLDPPEAIRRLIEFTWNYFLRNPEFLSLLQTENLARAKHLKRSTKVKSMHSPFVEMIRTVVRRGVESGDFQVAVDPVQLYISIAALSFFYLSNSATLGVIFGRDLLAKDAKDERLAHMVGLVLAALTGSSAALFEIAKTPKSRAAVAQTV, from the coding sequence ATGCGTCTTGTAACCACCCAGCGAGCACCCGGTTTGGCCAAGGCAACCGCAAAGCGAACCCTGAAATGGCAGCGCGATCCCGAGGGGATGCGGCTGCGCATTCTCGAGGCGGCCAAGCAGGAGTTTTCCGCGCACGGGCTCGCCGGCGCCCGCGTCGATCGCATCGCGGCCAAGGCCGGCGCCAACAAGCGCATGCTGTACTACCACGTCGGCAACAAGGATGAGCTGTATCTGGCGGTGCTCGAAGGCGCCTATGACAAGATCCGCAGCGAGGAGCGGGGGCTCGATCTCGAGCATCTCGATCCACCCGAGGCGATCCGCCGCCTGATCGAATTCACCTGGAACTACTTCCTGCGCAATCCCGAGTTCCTGTCGCTGCTGCAAACCGAGAACCTCGCGCGCGCCAAGCATCTGAAGCGCTCGACCAAGGTCAAGTCGATGCACTCGCCCTTCGTCGAGATGATTCGCACCGTGGTGCGGCGAGGGGTCGAGAGCGGCGACTTCCAGGTCGCGGTCGATCCGGTGCAGCTCTACATCTCGATCGCGGCGCTCAGCTTCTTCTATCTCTCGAACTCGGCCACCTTAGGCGTGATCTTCGGCCGTGACCTGCTCGCCAAGGACGCCAAGGACGAGCGGCTTGCGCACATGGTCGGTCTGGTGCTCGCCGCGCTGACGGGCTCGTCGGCCGCGTTGTTCGAGATCGCGAAGACGCCGAAGTCGCGCGCTGCGGTGGCGCAGACGGTGTAG
- a CDS encoding VOC family protein codes for MITGLDHVVVLVRDIAAAKAAYQTLLARAPAWQNSGEGADRVLFTLDNMTIELMAPSGFTATADRMRALLEDQEGMLASLCFRVADIGKMHRRLDRVALKPDPVTEVESSDDASGAVLHWKRTRAATELTRGVRMFFLELAEERPKSAPTDFAPIDGLDHVVITTEDSDRAAALYGARLGLDLALDRSHHDWGQLMFFRCGDLIVEVVRRPVAGGDVRHDRLWGLSWRVADIDATRARLIAAGLDVSDIRNGRKPGTRIMTVRSGTCGIQTVLLERSPKPAE; via the coding sequence ATGATCACCGGCCTCGATCACGTCGTCGTTCTGGTCAGGGACATCGCCGCGGCCAAGGCAGCCTATCAGACGCTGCTCGCCCGCGCGCCGGCCTGGCAGAATTCCGGCGAGGGCGCCGATCGCGTGCTGTTCACCCTCGACAACATGACCATCGAATTGATGGCGCCGAGCGGCTTCACCGCGACGGCGGACCGGATGCGCGCACTGCTCGAGGACCAGGAGGGCATGCTCGCCAGCCTGTGCTTTCGTGTCGCTGATATCGGCAAGATGCACCGGCGGCTGGACCGGGTGGCGCTCAAGCCCGATCCCGTCACCGAGGTCGAGAGCAGCGATGATGCGAGCGGGGCGGTGCTGCATTGGAAGCGCACGCGCGCCGCGACCGAATTGACGCGCGGCGTGCGCATGTTCTTCCTCGAACTTGCCGAGGAGCGTCCGAAGTCGGCCCCAACCGATTTCGCACCGATTGACGGGCTCGATCACGTCGTAATCACCACCGAAGATTCCGATCGCGCCGCCGCGCTCTACGGCGCGCGCCTCGGGCTCGATCTTGCGCTCGACCGCTCGCATCATGATTGGGGCCAGCTGATGTTCTTCCGCTGCGGCGATCTCATCGTCGAGGTGGTGCGCCGCCCCGTCGCGGGCGGCGATGTCAGGCATGACCGTCTCTGGGGCCTGAGCTGGCGTGTCGCCGACATCGACGCCACGCGCGCCCGCCTGATCGCCGCCGGCCTCGACGTCAGCGATATCAGAAACGGCCGCAAGCCCGGCACCCGCATCATGACGGTGCGCAGCGGCACCTGCGGAATCCAGACCGTGCTGCTGGAGCGTTCGCCGAAGCCGGCGGAGTGA
- a CDS encoding sugar kinase — protein MQALFIGQTYIDVVFITDHMPTGDEKHVASDYAVSFGGNAVTAAFCCAKLGIVPDLIATAANDWLGRMFQDMCAKYAISLHGRKVNQSSLSFIMPKDGKRAIVRCRDDEHIHPFPMLNLGGCRALHVDGHQPDAAIHYAKVCREAGILTSLDGGGLRTNTHELLEFIDVAIVAERLCEQMDLTPEKMLDYLKSRGCKIGGVTMGEKGLLWYDETGTVQVMPAMPIPRERVIDTNGAGDVFHGAYVYSYLAHPGKSWREHFDFARAASTFKIQRLGNEAGLPTLVDIAKVRHEFEVRV, from the coding sequence ATGCAGGCTCTCTTCATCGGACAGACCTATATCGACGTCGTCTTCATCACCGACCACATGCCGACCGGCGACGAAAAGCACGTGGCTTCGGACTACGCCGTCTCCTTTGGCGGCAATGCGGTGACGGCGGCGTTCTGCTGCGCCAAGCTCGGCATCGTGCCCGACCTGATCGCGACCGCGGCCAATGACTGGCTGGGACGCATGTTCCAGGACATGTGCGCGAAATACGCGATCTCGCTGCATGGGCGGAAGGTGAACCAGTCTTCGCTCTCCTTCATCATGCCGAAGGACGGCAAGCGCGCCATCGTCCGCTGCCGCGACGACGAGCACATCCACCCCTTCCCGATGCTCAATCTCGGCGGCTGCCGCGCGCTGCATGTCGACGGCCATCAGCCGGATGCCGCGATCCACTATGCCAAAGTCTGCCGCGAGGCCGGCATCCTGACCTCGCTCGACGGCGGCGGCCTGCGCACCAACACGCACGAGCTCCTGGAGTTCATCGACGTCGCCATCGTTGCCGAACGGCTGTGCGAGCAGATGGACCTCACGCCGGAGAAGATGCTCGACTACCTCAAGAGCCGCGGCTGCAAGATCGGCGGCGTCACCATGGGCGAGAAGGGCCTGCTCTGGTACGACGAAACCGGGACGGTGCAGGTGATGCCGGCAATGCCGATTCCGCGCGAGCGCGTGATCGACACAAACGGCGCCGGCGACGTGTTCCACGGCGCCTATGTCTATTCTTACCTGGCCCATCCCGGCAAAAGCTGGCGCGAGCATTTCGACTTCGCGCGGGCGGCCTCGACCTTCAAGATCCAGCGCCTCGGCAACGAGGCCGGCCTGCCGACCCTTGTCGACATCGCCAAGGTCAGGCACGAGTTCGAAGTCCGGGTTTAG
- a CDS encoding ribokinase translates to MGRVFVAGSINMDVVATADRHPRVGETVAGRQVLYFPGGKGANQAVAASRLGAKTTLIGRLGKDAFGAELRTFLGDQGIDLGSVREADTHTGTAIITVAASDNTIVVVPGSNALVGADDVAGVRLTKGDVAVSQFEIPLPTIAAFFQRARSAGATTLLNPAPAQQMPGELLALVDILVLNETELGFLAGSEVSDSDEAAKIIAVARQLQAREDQTICITLGKRGVLALAGREEFAVPGRVVTAVDATGAGDCFVGALASQLADDVPLRAALAFANAAASISVQRMGAGPSMPTAAEVAAVLGAG, encoded by the coding sequence ATGGGGCGCGTCTTCGTCGCCGGCAGCATCAACATGGATGTGGTGGCGACCGCCGATCGCCACCCCAGGGTCGGCGAGACCGTCGCCGGCCGGCAGGTGCTGTATTTTCCGGGCGGCAAGGGTGCGAACCAGGCGGTCGCGGCGTCCAGGCTCGGCGCCAAGACCACGCTGATCGGACGGCTGGGCAAGGATGCGTTCGGGGCGGAGCTGAGGACGTTCCTCGGTGATCAGGGCATCGATCTCGGGTCGGTGCGCGAGGCTGACACGCATACCGGCACGGCGATCATCACCGTCGCGGCTTCCGACAACACCATCGTCGTCGTTCCCGGCAGCAATGCGCTTGTCGGCGCCGATGACGTCGCTGGCGTGAGGCTGACGAAGGGCGATGTTGCGGTCAGCCAATTCGAGATTCCTCTGCCGACCATTGCCGCGTTCTTCCAGCGCGCCCGGAGCGCCGGTGCCACGACGCTGCTCAATCCGGCCCCGGCGCAACAGATGCCCGGCGAACTGCTCGCGCTGGTCGACATCCTCGTACTGAACGAGACCGAGCTTGGGTTTCTCGCCGGCAGCGAAGTTTCCGACAGCGATGAGGCCGCAAAGATCATCGCGGTGGCGCGACAGCTTCAGGCGCGCGAGGACCAGACCATCTGCATCACGCTGGGAAAGCGCGGCGTGCTTGCACTCGCCGGACGCGAGGAGTTTGCGGTGCCCGGGCGTGTGGTGACGGCGGTTGATGCCACCGGCGCCGGCGATTGCTTCGTCGGCGCGCTGGCTTCGCAGCTCGCCGACGACGTCCCCTTGCGCGCCGCCCTCGCCTTCGCCAATGCCGCCGCCTCGATCAGCGTGCAGCGGATGGGCGCCGGGCCGTCGATGCCGACGGCCGCGGAGGTGGCGGCGGTGCTCGGCGCCGGCTGA
- a CDS encoding NAD(P)/FAD-dependent oxidoreductase — MTEGPVIIVGAGHGGYQVAASLRQAGFSERICLINDEAHLPYQRPPLSKAYIKGSAGPESLTFRPEKFYQDQKIELIAGRAVSIDRAARKVLLASGETLAYGHLVLATGARNRLLDLPNANLPDVKYLRILDESEALRQIMPSKTRAVIIGAGFIGLEFASTARIKGLEVDVLELAPRVMARAVTAEVSEYFQARHREAGIRIHLGVQATSIEAENGKVTGVSLSDGRHLPADLVVVGVGVLPNIELAAEAGLPVAAGIIVDEYLSTADPNISAIGDCALFASPRFGGSLRLESVQNATDHARCLAARLTGDKKPYDGHPWFWSDQGDDKLQIAGLTAGYDRVVLRGDPAKKAFSAFCYHRDRLLGIESINRAGDHMFGRRLQAMDRSITPEQAADESFDLKSALA, encoded by the coding sequence ATGACCGAGGGTCCAGTCATCATTGTCGGAGCCGGCCATGGCGGCTACCAGGTCGCGGCCTCGCTGCGCCAGGCGGGGTTTTCCGAACGGATCTGCCTGATCAATGACGAGGCGCATTTGCCGTACCAGCGGCCGCCTTTGTCCAAGGCCTATATCAAGGGCTCCGCCGGGCCCGAGAGCCTGACGTTCCGCCCCGAAAAATTCTATCAGGATCAGAAGATCGAGCTGATCGCCGGCCGCGCCGTCTCGATCGATCGCGCCGCGCGCAAAGTGCTGCTTGCCTCGGGCGAGACGCTGGCCTACGGCCACCTCGTGCTGGCGACCGGCGCGCGCAACCGCCTGCTCGACCTGCCCAACGCCAATCTGCCCGACGTGAAATACTTGCGCATCCTCGACGAAAGCGAGGCGCTGCGACAGATCATGCCGTCGAAGACGCGCGCTGTGATCATCGGCGCCGGCTTCATCGGGCTCGAATTCGCATCCACCGCGCGCATCAAGGGCCTTGAGGTCGACGTGCTCGAACTGGCGCCGCGGGTGATGGCGCGCGCGGTGACGGCGGAGGTCTCGGAATACTTTCAAGCGCGGCATCGCGAGGCCGGCATCCGTATTCACCTCGGCGTGCAGGCGACGAGCATCGAGGCCGAGAACGGCAAGGTCACCGGGGTGTCCTTGAGCGATGGCCGGCATCTGCCCGCCGACCTCGTCGTGGTCGGCGTCGGCGTGCTGCCGAACATCGAGCTCGCGGCCGAGGCCGGGCTGCCGGTTGCGGCCGGCATCATCGTCGACGAATATCTGTCGACGGCCGATCCGAACATATCGGCAATCGGCGACTGCGCTCTGTTCGCAAGCCCGCGGTTCGGCGGCTCGCTGCGGCTGGAATCGGTGCAGAACGCCACCGATCACGCCCGCTGCCTGGCGGCGCGGCTGACCGGCGACAAGAAGCCGTACGACGGCCATCCCTGGTTCTGGAGCGACCAGGGCGACGACAAGCTCCAGATCGCAGGCCTCACCGCCGGCTATGATCGCGTCGTGCTGCGCGGCGATCCCGCCAAGAAGGCGTTTTCCGCGTTCTGCTATCACCGCGACAGACTGCTCGGGATCGAATCGATCAACCGCGCCGGCGATCACATGTTCGGCCGCCGCTTGCAGGCGATGGATCGCTCCATCACGCCCGAGCAGGCGGCGGATGAAAGCTTCGACCTGAAGAGCGCGCTGGCCTGA
- a CDS encoding enoyl-CoA hydratase/isomerase family protein, with translation MPAPVAKPDDPALLRIEGAIATITLNRPTAFNSVNLAIAQKLEQLAAYIEGDDAIRVVVLEGEGRAFSAGGDLQTIGAAAEAGTVTPVVGELLKHYHSFIEILRRMPKISLSSVHGSAAGAGMGLAFVTDLCIAAEDAKFTPAYAKIGVSPDGGSTVGIVGTVGSRRALQIFLAEDNFTAQQAYEWGLVAKIVPAAELKAATRQLAERLAQNPPAAISGTKSLVYQAATTPVKQQLDAEEHKIIMAMNTEEFRVAVKKFTNKGK, from the coding sequence ATGCCAGCTCCCGTCGCAAAGCCTGACGATCCCGCGCTGCTGCGGATCGAGGGTGCGATCGCGACCATCACGCTCAACCGCCCGACCGCGTTCAACTCGGTCAACCTTGCGATCGCGCAGAAGCTCGAACAGCTCGCGGCGTATATCGAGGGCGACGACGCCATCCGCGTCGTCGTGCTCGAGGGCGAAGGCCGCGCCTTCTCGGCCGGCGGCGATCTCCAGACCATCGGGGCAGCGGCCGAGGCAGGCACCGTGACGCCAGTCGTCGGCGAGCTGCTCAAGCACTATCATTCATTCATCGAGATCCTCAGGCGCATGCCGAAGATCTCGCTGTCGAGCGTGCACGGCTCGGCGGCCGGCGCGGGCATGGGCCTCGCCTTCGTCACCGATCTCTGCATCGCCGCCGAGGACGCGAAGTTCACGCCCGCTTACGCCAAGATCGGCGTGTCGCCGGATGGCGGCTCGACGGTCGGGATCGTCGGCACGGTCGGCTCGCGCCGCGCGCTGCAGATCTTCCTCGCCGAGGACAATTTCACTGCGCAGCAGGCGTATGAATGGGGCCTGGTCGCCAAGATCGTTCCCGCGGCCGAGCTGAAGGCGGCCACGCGGCAGCTGGCCGAACGCCTGGCGCAGAACCCGCCGGCGGCCATTTCAGGCACCAAGTCGCTGGTTTATCAAGCCGCCACCACGCCGGTAAAACAGCAGCTCGATGCCGAGGAGCACAAGATCATCATGGCGATGAACACGGAGGAGTTCCGTGTCGCCGTGAAGAAGTTCACCAACAAGGGCAAGTAG
- a CDS encoding TRAP transporter large permease — MSAPVVLALMSICFLSFGYLGVPVPFSLMAGVFIGAMLSDVSLAAIIQKIFDGVDSEALLAIPFFLLVGELMSSANVVVRIANLSVSLVGHIRGGLSQVVVVFSMFFSEMSGSTTADVAVMSRALGGPMKREGYEPAFIAAIIASASTIAALVPPSITAVVYGAVGNVSIAGLFMAGVVPGLMIGFGLMIYCYFFGPSGLRKPRAPLRQIVFAAGDAALPLMIPVILLGGILTGWFTPTEAGVVAVVWIILVVIPGLNRGHFKKIPYDFCLAGLIFSLPLITIGAANAFGWMLAYLRGASYIAEMITSIAGHDPHLIMLLMVLLFTVVGDFIEPVPTIIIFMPLVNTLTEAGDINGVHMGVVLIATLAFGLITPPYGLVLLMASKFVGISFAKALRAALPIYVVFFATIAFAIYFPSVVLWLPRHVLPESVGCFKSPAGTGYICPQ; from the coding sequence GTGAGCGCACCCGTCGTCCTGGCGTTGATGTCGATCTGCTTCCTGTCGTTCGGCTATCTCGGCGTGCCCGTGCCGTTCTCCTTGATGGCCGGCGTCTTCATCGGCGCGATGCTGTCCGATGTGTCGCTCGCCGCGATCATCCAGAAGATCTTCGACGGCGTCGATTCCGAAGCGCTGCTCGCCATTCCGTTCTTCCTCCTGGTCGGCGAGCTCATGAGCTCGGCCAATGTGGTGGTGCGAATTGCCAATCTCTCGGTGTCGCTGGTCGGCCATATCAGGGGCGGGCTGTCGCAGGTCGTGGTCGTCTTCAGCATGTTCTTCTCGGAAATGTCGGGCTCGACCACCGCCGACGTCGCCGTGATGAGCCGGGCGCTCGGCGGTCCGATGAAGCGCGAGGGCTACGAGCCCGCCTTCATCGCCGCGATCATCGCCTCGGCCTCGACCATCGCCGCGCTGGTGCCGCCGAGCATCACCGCCGTGGTCTATGGCGCGGTCGGTAACGTCTCCATCGCCGGCCTGTTCATGGCGGGCGTCGTGCCCGGCTTGATGATCGGCTTCGGCCTGATGATCTACTGCTATTTCTTCGGCCCCTCGGGCTTGCGCAAGCCGCGCGCGCCGCTGCGGCAGATCGTGTTCGCGGCCGGAGATGCGGCGCTGCCGCTGATGATCCCGGTGATCCTGCTCGGGGGCATCCTGACCGGCTGGTTCACGCCGACGGAGGCCGGCGTCGTCGCCGTGGTGTGGATCATCCTGGTGGTGATCCCCGGGCTCAACCGCGGGCACTTCAAGAAGATCCCGTACGATTTCTGCCTGGCCGGCCTGATCTTCTCGCTGCCGCTGATCACCATCGGCGCCGCTAACGCGTTCGGCTGGATGCTCGCTTACTTGCGCGGTGCCAGCTACATCGCCGAGATGATCACCTCGATTGCGGGCCACGATCCGCACCTGATCATGCTGCTGATGGTGCTGCTGTTCACCGTGGTCGGCGACTTCATCGAGCCGGTGCCGACCATCATCATCTTCATGCCGCTGGTCAACACGCTGACGGAGGCGGGCGACATCAACGGCGTGCACATGGGCGTGGTGCTGATCGCGACGCTCGCCTTCGGCCTGATCACGCCGCCCTACGGCCTGGTGCTGCTGATGGCCTCGAAATTCGTCGGCATCAGTTTTGCCAAGGCGCTGCGTGCGGCGCTGCCGATCTATGTCGTGTTCTTCGCCACCATTGCCTTTGCGATCTATTTCCCGAGCGTCGTGCTGTGGCTGCCGCGGCACGTGCTTCCCGAATCGGTCGGCTGCTTCAAGTCGCCGGCGGGGACGGGCTACATCTGCCCGCAGTAG
- a CDS encoding TRAP transporter small permease — MPIADKLILQRQRHLKWRALDWLELALMILCGVLCFGFSLSVTADVVTRTIGHPWLWLQEVTSTLFIYAIFIGTAAATRRNDHLYLTAISEAMHGTPRVIVEVIIRIIVLGVAFCLIWYGYQNYLRGFGSFRLPSGTPIASLYAIIPLSGVLIGLFTIEQLVNGLRNGFDHPTPPDEDAAPVVTEAQARAQP, encoded by the coding sequence ATGCCCATCGCCGACAAGCTCATCCTCCAACGCCAACGCCATCTCAAATGGCGCGCGCTCGACTGGCTTGAGCTCGCGCTGATGATCCTCTGCGGCGTGCTGTGCTTCGGCTTCTCCCTGTCGGTGACCGCCGACGTCGTCACCCGCACGATCGGTCATCCCTGGCTGTGGCTCCAGGAGGTCACATCGACGCTGTTCATCTACGCCATCTTCATCGGCACGGCGGCAGCGACGCGGCGCAACGATCACCTCTATCTCACCGCGATCTCCGAGGCGATGCACGGCACGCCGCGGGTGATCGTCGAAGTGATCATCCGGATCATCGTGCTCGGCGTCGCCTTCTGCTTGATCTGGTACGGCTACCAGAATTACCTGCGCGGCTTCGGCAGCTTCCGCCTGCCGTCGGGCACGCCGATCGCTTCGCTCTATGCGATCATCCCGCTGTCGGGCGTGCTGATCGGCCTGTTCACGATCGAGCAGCTCGTCAACGGCCTGCGCAACGGCTTTGATCATCCCACGCCGCCGGACGAGGATGCGGCGCCCGTCGTCACCGAGGCGCAGGCGAGGGCGCAGCCGTGA
- a CDS encoding TRAP transporter substrate-binding protein, whose product MTARSMRALVAAAAMLFVTGAGAQEVKHYRFAYDQPRNTGYSIAGDLFADKLKELSKGTMIIDQYPGAQLGQEPQVLQLVKSGDVEFSIVSSANTATISPQAGVMSLHYLFRDEQHVIKGLADPRVFEALKTMIEETTQGLHLIGTGSQGVRHMYSKKEIHNVGDIKGLKVRVQATATEDTMFPAYGAQTVHMPFGSVYTSLQTGVVDVAENSINVYLVNKHYEVAPVLNITEHEANNALVFVSDKLWQSLSAEQKGWVQTAANEISTKEPAKAFDLERSAAEKLKKMGVKVVDNVDKKSFTAIADPYLDKLAKELGPHAEKIKDLIRSIN is encoded by the coding sequence ATGACTGCACGATCCATGCGTGCATTGGTGGCTGCGGCCGCCATGCTGTTCGTCACGGGCGCGGGGGCACAGGAGGTGAAGCATTATCGCTTCGCTTACGACCAGCCCCGTAACACCGGCTATTCCATCGCCGGCGACCTCTTTGCCGACAAGCTCAAGGAATTGAGCAAAGGCACCATGATCATCGACCAGTATCCGGGCGCGCAGCTCGGCCAGGAGCCGCAGGTGCTCCAGCTCGTCAAGTCCGGCGACGTCGAATTCTCCATCGTTTCCTCCGCCAACACCGCGACGATCTCGCCGCAGGCCGGCGTGATGTCGCTGCACTATCTGTTCCGGGACGAGCAGCATGTGATCAAGGGGCTTGCGGACCCCCGCGTGTTCGAAGCGCTCAAGACCATGATCGAGGAGACCACGCAGGGCCTGCACTTGATCGGCACGGGCTCGCAGGGCGTCCGTCACATGTACTCCAAGAAGGAGATCCACAATGTCGGAGATATCAAGGGCCTGAAGGTCCGCGTACAGGCGACCGCGACCGAAGACACCATGTTCCCGGCGTACGGCGCCCAGACGGTGCACATGCCGTTCGGCAGCGTCTACACCAGCCTGCAGACCGGCGTCGTGGACGTCGCCGAGAACAGCATCAATGTCTACCTCGTCAACAAGCACTACGAAGTTGCCCCGGTGCTGAACATCACCGAGCACGAAGCCAACAACGCGCTGGTATTCGTCTCCGACAAGCTTTGGCAGAGCCTCTCGGCCGAGCAGAAGGGCTGGGTGCAGACCGCGGCCAACGAGATCAGCACCAAGGAGCCCGCGAAAGCCTTCGACCTCGAGCGCAGTGCGGCCGAGAAGCTGAAGAAGATGGGCGTCAAGGTCGTCGACAACGTCGACAAGAAGAGCTTTACGGCGATCGCCGATCCTTATCTGGACAAGCTCGCCAAGGAGCTCGGCCCGCACGCCGAGAAGATCAAGGATCTGATCCGGTCGATCAATTGA
- a CDS encoding IlvD/Edd family dehydratase: protein MTSGLRKGLTSYGDAGFSLFLRKAFIKAMGYSDDALERPIVGITNTYSDYNPCHGNVPQIIEAAKRGVMLSGAMPFVFPTISIAESFAHPTSMYLRNLMAMDTEEMIRAQPMDSVIVIGGCDKTLPAQVMAAISADLPTVVIPVGPMVVGHHKGEVLGACTDCRRLWAKYRAGDMDDAEIEAVNGRLAPSVGTCMVMGTASTMACMIEAMGLSLPMSATIPAPHAERFRLAEASGRVAAEMAKTKGPKPSELLTPASFKNAQVVLQAIGGSTNGLIHLTAMAHRSPHRLDLAAFDQIGREVPVLVDLKPSGEHYMEHFHHAGGVPKLLAQLGDLVDLDARTISGQTLRDVVANAEDVPGQDAIRSRDNPIKTEGGLAILHGNLAPRGAVIKQSAASPKLLKHTGRAVVFESVEDMTLRVDDPDLDVTADDVLVLRNAGPKGAPGMPEAGYLPIPKKLARGGTKDMVRISDARMSGTAFGTIVLHITPESAVGGPLALVKNGDMISLDVAKRSIELLVDAAELERRRAALKPAAAFEEARRGYAWLFHETIMQADEGCDFDFMQRTGKQTE from the coding sequence ATGACGAGTGGCTTGCGCAAGGGTCTGACGAGCTATGGCGATGCCGGCTTCTCGCTGTTCCTGCGCAAGGCGTTCATCAAGGCCATGGGCTATTCCGACGACGCGCTGGAGCGCCCGATCGTCGGCATCACCAACACCTATAGCGACTACAATCCCTGCCACGGCAATGTCCCCCAAATCATCGAAGCCGCCAAGCGCGGCGTGATGCTGTCGGGCGCGATGCCGTTCGTGTTCCCGACCATCTCGATCGCCGAGAGCTTCGCGCATCCGACCTCGATGTACCTGCGCAATCTGATGGCGATGGACACCGAGGAGATGATCCGGGCGCAGCCGATGGATTCGGTGATCGTGATCGGCGGCTGCGACAAGACGCTGCCGGCGCAGGTGATGGCCGCGATCAGCGCCGATCTGCCGACGGTGGTCATTCCCGTCGGCCCCATGGTGGTCGGCCATCACAAGGGCGAGGTGCTGGGCGCCTGCACCGACTGCCGCCGCCTCTGGGCGAAATATCGCGCCGGCGACATGGACGATGCCGAGATCGAGGCGGTGAACGGCCGTCTCGCGCCGTCGGTCGGCACCTGCATGGTGATGGGCACGGCTTCGACCATGGCCTGCATGATCGAAGCTATGGGCCTATCGCTGCCGATGAGCGCGACCATCCCGGCGCCGCATGCCGAGCGTTTCCGCCTCGCCGAGGCCAGCGGTCGCGTGGCCGCCGAGATGGCCAAGACCAAGGGACCGAAGCCGAGCGAACTCCTGACGCCGGCGTCGTTCAAGAACGCACAGGTCGTGCTGCAGGCGATCGGCGGCTCGACCAACGGCCTCATCCATCTGACCGCAATGGCACATCGCTCGCCGCACCGGCTCGATCTCGCAGCGTTCGACCAGATCGGCCGCGAGGTGCCGGTTCTGGTCGACCTCAAGCCGTCCGGCGAGCATTATATGGAGCATTTCCATCATGCCGGCGGCGTGCCGAAGCTGCTGGCGCAACTCGGCGATCTCGTCGATCTCGATGCCAGGACGATCTCGGGCCAGACGCTGCGCGACGTCGTAGCCAATGCGGAAGACGTGCCCGGCCAGGACGCGATCCGCTCGCGCGACAATCCGATCAAGACAGAAGGCGGCCTCGCCATCCTGCACGGTAACCTCGCGCCGCGCGGCGCCGTGATCAAGCAGTCGGCCGCGAGCCCGAAGCTTTTGAAGCATACGGGACGGGCCGTCGTGTTCGAATCCGTCGAGGATATGACCTTGCGGGTCGACGATCCCGATCTCGACGTCACCGCCGACGACGTGCTGGTGCTGCGCAATGCCGGCCCCAAGGGCGCGCCCGGCATGCCCGAAGCGGGATACTTGCCGATTCCAAAGAAGCTCGCGCGCGGCGGCACCAAGGACATGGTGCGCATCTCCGATGCGCGCATGAGCGGTACCGCGTTCGGCACCATCGTTCTCCACATTACGCCGGAATCCGCGGTCGGCGGGCCGTTGGCGCTGGTGAAGAACGGCGACATGATCAGCCTCGACGTGGCCAAGCGCAGCATCGAGCTTCTGGTCGATGCGGCCGAGCTGGAGCGCCGGCGCGCGGCCTTGAAGCCGGCTGCCGCGTTCGAGGAGGCGCGGCGCGGCTATGCCTGGCTGTTCCACGAGACCATCATGCAGGCCGACGAGGGCTGCGACTTCGACTTCATGCAGAGGACTGGCAAGCAAACTGAGTAA
- a CDS encoding GntR family transcriptional regulator: protein MSDIRTAEARPVRRDDPDDVVARLEEDIIFGRLAPGARLTEDALMSRYGTSRHFVRQALVDAERRGIVRREKNVGATVRFYAADEVRQIYEVREMLTRQAALMIPLPAPKSLIDQLTALQRQYCAKADVKDLRGIHEANDAFHLALFSACGNPYLVRSLQDYMNLTLPMRAKNLADRDGLAQSRRQHELMIELLKGRDSWALAQLCVDHMQFSKKDYLARIAGDLVPPSIPASR from the coding sequence ATGTCCGACATCCGCACCGCAGAGGCCAGGCCTGTCAGGCGCGACGATCCTGATGACGTCGTTGCGCGGCTGGAGGAGGACATCATCTTCGGCCGTCTCGCACCGGGCGCGCGCCTGACCGAGGACGCGCTGATGTCGCGCTACGGCACCTCGCGCCACTTCGTGCGCCAGGCGCTGGTGGATGCCGAACGCCGCGGCATCGTCCGCCGCGAGAAGAATGTCGGCGCCACCGTGCGGTTCTATGCGGCCGATGAGGTCCGGCAGATCTACGAGGTCCGCGAGATGCTGACCCGGCAAGCCGCGCTGATGATCCCCCTGCCCGCGCCCAAAAGCCTGATCGACCAATTGACCGCCTTGCAACGGCAATACTGCGCCAAGGCGGATGTGAAGGATCTGCGCGGCATCCACGAGGCCAACGACGCCTTCCACCTCGCGCTGTTCTCCGCCTGCGGCAATCCCTACCTAGTACGCTCACTCCAGGACTACATGAACCTGACGCTGCCGATGCGCGCGAAGAATCTCGCCGATCGCGACGGCCTCGCGCAATCGCGGCGCCAGCACGAGTTGATGATCGAGCTCTTGAAGGGCCGCGACAGCTGGGCACTGGCGCAGCTGTGCGTGGATCATATGCAGTTCAGCAAGAAGGATTATTTGGCGCGGATTGCGGGAGATCTAGTGCCTCCGTCTATACCCGCTTCTCGGTGA